One Siniperca chuatsi isolate FFG_IHB_CAS linkage group LG1, ASM2008510v1, whole genome shotgun sequence genomic window, CTGAGATCTGAGGAACCTGCGGCTGAACAGGTGGAATCTGACAAATCACAGCACAAATAAGCATAAGAAACCCTTTTACATAATCTTAAAAGACATCACACTTAGGCTGCATGCTAGGGAGGACAGGTTTAGCAAGCAGACattcaaaaactaaaaactaataGTAATGAAATTCatacttttttaaaagtcaGATCAAGTTGCAGGAAGTCTCAGTACTAAAACCAATAGCTCTTCTAAGCAGGACATTAAACAACAGGAACGCAACAAACCCGAGAGACAAGAAGTTCATCAGGGGAGTGAACTTCCTCAGACAGACCCATCAGTCCGGCCAGACCCCCCTCGCCATACAACGACCAGATCTTAGTTACATCCCCCGTCTTCAGGGCCAAGCGAATCAGCAGCCAGTGGTGATGTTTCCAGCCCTCCCATTGGATAGGGAGATCCATGAGGGTCCCACCTCCTTATTAGATTAACAACCATAGTCAttatgatagatagatagatagatagatagatagatagatagatagatagatagatagatagatagatagatagatagatagatagatagatagatagatagatagatctttAACACACCAGACAGTTTTGCATGGTGATGGAAAGTGGGTGTGACTTTCTCCTCCAATGAGAGTGTAGATCCACGCTCCATGCAGGCTCCACCTATCCCCCTGTGGCGAATACTCTGGAAAATCTCAAAGGACTTAGGGTGGAGGAAACGATAGTACAGCACCAATGCTATCActcctggagagagagagagagagagagtgagagagagagagagagagagagagagagagagaggcaggtaAACAGAAGAGAAACAGGGAGGACTTGAAATGGaggtgtgcaagtgtgtgtagaAGTTTATAGAcctcaaaagaaaagaaggaaatgaCTAATGCCAATtagcaattgttagcatgctaaactaagatggcaaacatggtaaacattttaactgcttaacatcagcatgttagcatgccgacattagcatttagctctaaGCACAGATGTGCAGCCACACAGagccgttagcatggctgtatacAGTGTGTTATACAGTGTGTTATACAGTGTGTTTCTCACCAATGAGGAAGCTACAGAACACTGCAGCTGGGATTCCCACAGTATCCCAGGACACCATGGTAAACAACCATGAGGAggccagaagaagaaaagtgttCTCTAAGAACATGACCTGAAGAAgaatgaacagaaacagaaaaagattgttacattttcttcacatttgAAATCAGTATTTGTCTCACAGTCTTGTAGTTTTTTTATTGAGCTTACTGTGTGTCTGACTGTTATTCAACTATTGTCATAGAGATTACATTGATTCAACTGTTGCATTATCACCATCTCAGATATGCCATTTGGTcgacacttttatccaaagcacatTACAATATCACAGGTGTACATTTTTGCCATGGGGTGAGACCCCCAGACACTGGAATTATCAGcagaatgtatattttttacCTGATAACTTTATTGGTGGTGGCGGTGTATTGTTTTATCCAATAAATTTATTTAATGGCCTTGCCCAAAACTGCTGGCACACAGGTATGAACAGACTACAAACAAACGCACATACCAGGTAGAACCCAGCCATGCGGCATCTGGATTGACCGTACTTCACATTGAGGAAAAGGAAGATGTGAATGGCTCCCAGAACGAGGTTGAAGAGTCTCCATCGACTAGTTGAACGTATGATGTCAGTCTGTTGAGACACCATCCAGAAAGTTGCACCCAGCCAGTGCacgcctgacacacacacacacacacacacacacacaaccaatgAAATATTCAACctttaatacatacataaacctGACAGTAGAGGAGGTGACAAGACTCATCCAACAATAGTCAAATGTGTTCGCCACTTATTAAAAACACCACTTCTTTATTTCCTTATCCAGCAGAAAATAGACTGTTTGTCAGATTCAACAAATATGAGCTTTGAGATGAAGCCTTGGCATCCAGACTTACCAATTACCCCCAGGATCCATTGTTTGAAGATACGTGTGAAGAGCATGAGAACGGCAAATCGAGATCCCAACATACTGACCTGCAGAGAAAATATACctgtcacacaaacaaagcCAAAAACCCCACTCATGACATATCAAACACAGGCATGTAAATATGCCGctcattatatatattatattgtcatATTGAGGGTGTATATTGAACATATTGGCTGTTGGAAGGTTGTTTAAATATGCCCACCCTCCACAGCAGTCGACAGAGAATGGCAGCGGGGGTCATTTGCAGGTGTCCTGGTCTGATGAGTGAACAGGCTCTGGCATAGAGGACCAAGGCCCAGGCGAGCGATaacaaacacaccacaaaacacactgaggctggaggggagacagaggaggaaggaggcagagagggaaaaaaaagtgaaaaccttGATACACTGTAATgctatatacatactgtacatcagatACAAGGCTGTTGCAGATGCACTCTGGAAATAGATGttagatttaaagctgcactaattgggttgtttttttccggccacttggggcagcagaacacgatgaaaacaaaacatatgacgtattatcaccttataaagtttttatgtcaaatgtgttagcaaagagttgctcacatcaagcagacacagagcaacattatgaTTCAtctggagtcgtgtttctggctgCCTGACCAATGTTCActttctttcagctctgtttggctcactatgttcatcagctcattaactttgtctgttgtttggtgctgggcagttagcatacagtgtgtttatcagacccatttagctgaaaacagcttcctgaTGCATCTGGAAATAACGcttatgagagcagtgagagtgaaccaaaacagtgaagccGTGGGtcgtaaaactaaaacaatgatcTTAAAGACGATGAATGATCcatagagctgaagggaaccgcagagttggtgataattctctgcagattcgtcactacgagcgacacctttcacattaaacaGTTATTTGAGCCTCATTGTTTGAGTGACactatatttttacatttgagctGCCGATGCTGAAGGCACAACGCGCACCTGCCAAAATATCAAAGACATGGTAAATGATATTTGCACAGCTGACTTGTGCAAATATCTTGAATAATCTTGAGTTGTTCTACAGTGAGACAGTACAGAAAATTAGAGGAGCCGGCTCTCCCATTATTACATTGTCCAACAACGCACTAATGGATAAGAAATCCATAGTGATGTAGATGTTACGCAGGAAGCTTTGAAGTGGATAACCACTCCAATTCCAGTCCCTGTAACTTTAATCATCATGATGGGAATATCTGAGCTCTTTGCCATATTTTAAATAAGTATTTTAAGTACAGCAGATACCACTTCAAACAAATAATAGATCCTCATCTGCTGTTTGAGGACCACCAGGGGTCCCTATACAGTATGAGGTTCCAAAGAATCCCACCTAAACCAAAAATACTTACTTGGGCACTTGAGGGCAGAGGAAACaggttgtgaacacaacatagACATGTCATCACCTTGtcagttgatatggcgaacttgttggcaaacagttgtGTATTTACATATCAAGCAGTTACAACATtcatttagctctgtttttggtctccaccacctactgagggaaatatctggctctttagttgctgactgactgactatgttcaccagctagttgctaactgatTCTGTCTGCCActtggtgctgagcaggcagtgtacagtaggtttttagagctttttcactgaaaacaaaacaatgctaaGAGAGCCAtgagagtgaaacaaaaaggtaaagttgaaactcgctataaagctctgtaaagccgaggggagctgcagattcaggtgatattTATTTGAAGGTTCATCAcaatgagcgacccctttcattGTTACATTGTTGTctcattgtcatttgataaatGAAAGTATTTATGGTCTATTGGGCCACAGTTTATTGCAGATCTGTTTGAGAATcttttacatgaaaatgtttgGTAACTTCCTCTCTTGAAAGTTGTTGGTTCATGGACTGCTGATTATTGTCagacaacacatactgtacatactttcactaccacacaaacaaaattatacaTGCTATTTCTGACCTCATCACCCTTGCACACATACTTTCGACATTTCCTATTCAGTCTCTCTGTACCTGGAGACTTGATTCCTATATCAGTACAGATGAGCACATAGGTCTGCAGCAGCGTCTGAGGGAGGGTGACCACCAAGGCTTCAAACAGACGTAAGGCAGATACATCAGCCTGCTGCATGATCTCACCATACACATCCTCATCTGGCAGACCCATGCACTCCAAAAGCCTGTGGAGGCCGGAGATGGATGAAGGGGAGGCAAAGTGGGAGACAGAttgatagagagagaaaaaggaaatgtcACCACATACatcataatatataaatatatatatatatatgtatctttATCATCTTCCTCATACACCATCAAACATAAGAACAAATTATTATaacaaatgttcagtttgtcagacttttactgtaaactgtccTTATTGTTAGCACTGGCATTAttgttcattcacacacacataaacacacacacacatataaagtcGGCCCACCGTTTGAAGATACCCAGGTGCAGTATGTGTGTCCAGGTGAGAGACTTCCTGCGGATGCGTCCATCTGACAGGTACCACAGATAACTGAGCCACTGGGGACCCCAACCTGGGAAACATAGAATGAAACAaatctatctctctctatctatccatcca contains:
- the xkr5b gene encoding XK-related protein 5b codes for the protein MRDYSATPSNGGTCMPCCQVCVFAFTAFLIVAERTALIYCFVYYLWVGHNYCYAHLAGFTALFLLPGWGPQWLSYLWYLSDGRIRRKSLTWTHILHLGIFKRLLECMGLPDEDVYGEIMQQADVSALRLFEALVVTLPQTLLQTYVLICTDIGIKSPASVCFVVCLLSLAWALVLYARACSLIRPGHLQMTPAAILCRLLWRVSMLGSRFAVLMLFTRIFKQWILGVIGVHWLGATFWMVSQQTDIIRSTSRWRLFNLVLGAIHIFLFLNVKYGQSRCRMAGFYLVMFLENTFLLLASSWLFTMVSWDTVGIPAAVFCSFLIGVIALVLYYRFLHPKSFEIFQSIRHRGIGGACMERGSTLSLEEKVTPTFHHHAKLSGGGTLMDLPIQWEGWKHHHWLLIRLALKTGDVTKIWSLYGEGGLAGLMGLSEEVHSPDELLVSRIPPVQPQVPQISAPQPAPPQVREVVQPPKPAPTSIVARPVRKAPPTTIHDMRRFPEIIPVQEVIPEETAEDESSAPLSEEKGDEEFQSAAYGSPTISSPRQPGSLRHIDSNAATLTEASSSPGSLDIKTPGWSPERRSPLLIGSPDKKTAIPGESSTTLYFSADAQSPSSGSYLGWGSELSPISTYRSPYRIREARFITSTPRLEPRAGAESPGLAPVVVIPATPGTTPGTTPGGTPGASTPAASTSAASTPAASTPGASTSGAATPSASTPGAATPGTPIIPITPVISHARKQMVQFVDSRERAV